CGTGCGCGAAGGCGGCGAGCTGCTGGCGCGCTCGCGGGGGAAGTTCTTCTATCAGGAGCGGCAGGTCGCGCCGTAGGACACGATGGCGGGTCCGCTCCAGGGTATTCGCGTCGTCGAGCTGGGCGTGTGGGTCGCCGGCCCCTCCGCGAGCGGCGTCCTCGCCGACTGGGGGGCGACGGTGGTGAAGATCGAGCCGCCGACGGGCGATCCCTTCCGCGGTCTCTATCTCACGGCCGCCGGCGTCGAGCTGCCGGCGAATCCGCCCTTCGAGCTCGACAACCGGGGCAAGCGCTCGGTGGTCCTGGATCTCCGCGTCGCCGAAGCGCGGGAGATCGCCTACCGGCTGCTGAGCGACGCCGACGTCTTCGTCACCAACGTCCGCCCGGCGGCGCTCGCGCGCCTCGGGCTCGACTACGAGACGCTCGCGGCGCGCAACCCGCGCCTCGTCTACGGGCGCGTCACGGGTTACGGCGAGAGCGGGCCCGACGCTGATCGTCCGTCCTACGACATCGGGGCGTTCTGGTCGCGTGCCGGCATCGCCGCGGCCTTGACGCCTGCCGGCGCGGAGCCGCCCTTCCAGCGCGGCGCGATGGGCGATCACACCGCCGGCATCTCGCTCGCGGGCGGCATCAGCGCCGCCCTTCTGGCGCGCGAGCGCACCGGTCGCGGGCAGCTCGTCACCACCTCGCTCCTGCGCATCGGCCTCTTCGTGCTCGGCTGGGACACGAACGCCGCGCTCCGGCTCGGCATCAACGCGACGCCACTGCGCCGCCACGAGATGCCGAACCCGGTCATCTGCCCGTTCAAGGCGGCCGACGACCGGTGGTTCTGGCTCCTCGGGCTTCAGGGCCAGCGGCACTGGCCCGACCTCGTGCGCGCCGTCGACCGTCCCGAGTGGCTCACCGACGCGCGCTTCGCGACCATGTCGGCGCGCCGCGATCATGCCCGAGAGCTGGTCGCGCTGCTCGATGCGATCTTCGCCACCGCCCCGCTCGCCGAGTGGGGACGCCGTCTCGACGCGGCCGGCATGTGGTGGGCACCCGTGCAGACCACGACCGAGGCGCTCGACGATCCGCAGGTTCGTGCCTCCGGCGCCTTCGTCGACGTACCGCAGGGCGACGGCACGAGCGCGCCCGGCGTCGCCACGCCCGTCGACTTCGGCGACACGCGCTGGGCGCCGGGCGGACCGTCGCCCGAGTGCGGCCAGCACACCGAGGAGGTCCTGCTCGAGCTCGGCTTCGACTGGGAAGCGATCGCCGCCCTGAAGGACAAGGGCGCGATTCCGTGAGCGGGAGGGTCCTCCTCACCGGCGGCACGGGCATCGTGGGAGGTGCGGTGGCAGCCGAGCTCGTCCGCCGCGGGCGCGCGGTGCGGGCGCTGGTGCGATCGCTCGAACGCGGGCGAGTCCTGTTGCCCACCGGATGTGAGCTGGTCGAGGGCGACGTCACCGACGCGGCGTCGGTCCGGCGCGCCGTCGACGGCTGCACGGTCGTCTATCACACCGCCGGCCTCCCCGAGCAGTGGCTCGCCGATCCGTCGACGTTCGCGCGCGTCAACGTGGGTGGCACGCGCCTCGTCGCCGAGGCGGCGCTCGCCGCCCGGGTCACGAAGTTCGTCTACACGAGCACCATCGACGTGTTCGCGTGCGTGCCCGGCGTCCCCTTCGACGAGGGCACGATCGCGACCATGCCGAAGGCGACGGCCTACCAGCGCTCGAAGCAGGACGCCGATCGCCTGGTCGTCGAGCTCGCGTCGCGCGGGCTCCCCGCCGTGTTCCTGCACCCGTCCGGGGTCTACGGCCCCGTGCCCGCCGCATCACCGGGGCTGAACGCGTTCATCGCCGACCTCGTGCGGGGAAAGATCCCGATGCTGCTGCCGGGCGGCCTGCCGCTCGTCTATGCGCCCGACGTCGGCACCGGCCACGTGCTCGCCGAGGAGCGGGCGCCGGGGAGTCGCTACATCCTCTCGGAGTCGTACTGGGAGCTGGTCGCCATCGCGCGCGCCGTCGCCGAGGTCGCGCCCGCCGCGAAGGTCCCGCGCGTCCTGCCGAGCGCCGTCGCGCACGCGGTGTCGGCGGCGGGCGAGCTCGTCGCCCGCGCGACGCGGAAGCCGCCGCTCATCCCGCGCGGGCAGCTGACGTTCCTGGAATCGGGAACACGGCCCGACGCGGCGCGCGCCCGCCGTGAGCTCGGCTGGGCGCCGACGCCGTTTCGCGACGCGCTGCCGGCGACGCTCGCCTTCGTGACCCGCGATTGACAGCGCGAGCGGCGCTCTGGGATGCCTTCGTCGATGCGTCGCCTCGTCCGGACGACCGCGCTGCTCGTGCTCCTCGGGGCCAGCGGCGTCTGGGCCACGACCTGGGTCGTCGCGGCGGCGGGTGGCGACTTCACCACCATCCAGGCGGCGCTCGACGTCGCGACGGCGGGCGACACGGTGCAGGTCCGCGAGAAGGCCACGCCGTACTTCGAGAAGCTCGTGCTGCCGGCGAGCGGCAACGCGACGCTCGGCCACGTGGCCCTCACGGCGTTCCCCGGCGAGCACCCGATCCTCGACGGCACCGGGGTCGCCGGCGACGACATGATCCTCGTCGAGGACAAGAGCTGGGTGCGGATCGCCGGTTTCGAGATCCGCAACAACACCGGCCTGCACGACGGCTCGGGCATCCGCGTCGTCGGCGCCGGCTCCCACGTCGAGCTGCGGCAGAACGACATCCACGACATGCGCGGCTCGAACGCCATGGGCATCACCGTCTATGGCACCGCGACGACGTCCATCTCGGACCTCGTAATCGACGGCAACACGATCCACGACTGCGAGCCGGCGCCGAGCGAGGCCCTCACGCTGAATGGCAACGTCGAGCGCTTCGAGGTGACGAACAACGTCGTCCGCGACGTCGACAACATCGGCATCGACTTCATCGGCGGCGAGACCGACATCCAGCCCGACCGCACGAAGGTCGCGCGCAACGGCGCATGCCGCGGCAACCGCGTCGAGCGTGCGCGCTCGAGCTACGGTGGAGGCTATGCCGGCGGCATCTACGTCGACGGCGGGCGCGACATCGTGATCGAGCGCAACGTCGTGACCGAGAGCGACATCGGCCTCGAGGTGGGCGCGGAGCATGCCGGCATCGAGGCGACCGGCGTCGTCGTGCGTGACAACGTGCTGTTCGCCAACGACAAGGCGGGGCTCGCCTTCGGCGGCTTCGCGGGCTCGGTCGGGCGCGTGCGCGACTGCCGCTTCACGAACAACACCGTCGTCGGCAACGACACCCTCGGCACCGGCTTCGCCCAGCTCTGGATCCAGTTCGCCGAGGACAACGTGGTCGCGAACAACGTCTTCGCGAGCGCGGCGGCGAGCCGCCTCGTCGACTCGGACGCCGGCAACACTGGCAATCAGCTCGACTACAACCTCTGGTGGGCACCGGGCTCGGTCGCCACCTTCGTGTGGAACGGCACCGAGTACGCGACCTTCGCCGCCTATCGCGCCGGCACCGGGGCCGACGCGCACTCGCAGCTCGCCGATCCGCTGCTCGCGAACCCGGCCGCGGGCGACGTGCACCTCGGTGCGACCTCGCCCGCGATCAACGCGGGCGACCCCGCCTTCGTCGCCGCCGCCGGCGAGACCGACCTGGACGGCGCGCCGCGCGTCTCGGGCCCGCGCGTCGACGTCGGCGCCGACGAGGTCACGTGCGGCGACGGTGTGCCGAATCCCGGCGAGGAGTGCGACGACGGCAACGCCGTCGACGGCGATGGGTGCGACACGAACTGCACCACCACGCGCTGTGGGAACGGGATCGTCACCGCGGGCGAGGCGTGCGACGACGGCAACCTCGCGGCGGGCGACTGCTGCGATCCGGGCTGTGCCGTCGAGCCGGCCGGCTCGGCGTGCGCCGACGGCGATCCGTGCACCGTCGGCGATGGGTGCGACGGCGCGGGCGCGTGCGTGGGAACCGTGGGGCCCGCGACGGGCTGCCACGACCCGTCCTCGGCGAGCGTCATCGTGAAGCGGGTCGCCGGCGATCCGACCAGGAGCCGGCTCGTGTGGAAGTGGACCCACGGCGACACCGCGCTCGCCGAGCTCGGCGATCCGGCCGGCGGCGGCACGACGTACGCGCTGTGCATCTACGACACCACCGGCGGCACGCCGGGGCTCGTCGTGCGGGCGACGGTACCGGCGGGCGGCACGTGTCACGGCAAGGCCTGCTGGAAGGCGCTCGCGAACCTCGGCTTCAAGTACGCCGATCGCGACCTCACCCCCGACGGCGTGCTCGCGATCACGCTGCGAAGCGGCACCGCGGGCCGCGCCAACATCCGGCTGAAGGGCAAGGGCGATCGCCTGCAGACGCCCTCGATGCCGCTCGCGCAGGACCCGCGGGTGACGGTACAGCTGAAAGCGTCGAGCGGCGCCTGCTGGCAGAGCACGCACCAGGCGCCCGCCCTGCGCAACGACGGCTCGCAGTTCCGCGACGAGTAGGGAGGCCGAAGCCTCGCCTCCGACCTCGCGCACCTACTCGACGAACGCGACGGCCCCCGTCTTCACGTCGTAGATCCCCCCCGCGAGCCCGACCTCGCCCGCGTCGATCATGGCGCGCAGGATCGGGCTGCGGTGGCGAATCGCCTGCATCGTGAGCGTCACGTTCTCGCGCGTGACCGCCTCGACGAACGCCTTGTTCTTCGAGTCGCGCGGGCCCGGCACGCCGCGGACCGCGGCGACCGCAGGACGGATCTGCGCGAGGGTCGTGGTCAGGTTCCCCATCTTCACGTCGTCACAGGCGCCCTTGATCGCCCCGCACTCGGTGTGTCCCAGCACGAGGATCAGCTTCGAGCCCGCGACCTTCGAGGCGAACTCGAGGCTGCCGAGCAGGTCGGGATCGACGAAGTTGCCGGCGATGCGCGCGCTGAAGATGTCGCCGATGCCCTGGTCGAACACCAGCTCGGGCGGCACGCGCGAGTCGATGCACCCGAGGACGCTGGCGAACGGGTACTGACCTCCGCTCGTCTCCGCGACTTGTGCACGAAGATCGCGATGCAGCGCGGTGCCGGCGACGAAGCGGGCGTTGCCGTCCCGGAGGCGCTGGAGCGCTTCGGCGGGCGTGATCGCGGCCTGCGCGTCCTTCGTCAGGGCCGGAACGGTCGGAGCCGGAGCCGGCGTCGCGGGCTTGTGCGAGGCGCAGCCCGCCTGAAGGAGGCCGGCGACGAGGAGCGCTGCGGTGGTGGGTCGGCGGATGCGCATGTCGTCCCTCTCTCGCCTAGCGGCGGATGGAGATGAGCTCGATGATGTAGCCGTCGGGATCCTTCACCCACATCTGGCCGCTGGCCTCGCCGAACTCGAGCACCTCGAGCTCGTGCGCGCGCAGCGCCGCCAGGGCCTTGCCGTAGTCGTCGATCCCGAAGGCGGCGTGGCTCGCCGCGGGATTGAGCGCGGGCGGCGGCGCACCGGCGTCGAACCCGTCGGGCACTTGGATGAGATGCACCTGCGCGTCGCCGGCCGTGAGCCAGGCGCCCGGGATGCCGAGTTCGGGCCGCGGCGCCAGCTCGAGCCCGAGGACGTCGTGGTAGAAGCGCAGCGAGCGCGCGAGGTCGCGCACCGCGAACGAGACGTGGTCGACGCGCCGGGCGATCATGCTGCGGGCTGTAATACACGGTGCGCGCTGGCTCAATGCCCCGGCTCGACCCACCGGATCGCGGGTGGTACACGGCTCGCGGATGCTGCTCGGCGTCTTCTCGCTCGCCTTCTGGGCGTTCATCGTCGTGAGCTCGATCGTCCTCTTCCCCATCGCCCTCCTCGTGTGGCTCGCGACCGCGCCGTTCGACCGCCAGCTCCGCATCCAGCACCTGTTCACGTGCTTCTGGGCGTCGCTCTACTCGTGGACGAACCCGCTCTGGCGCGTCCGGGTCGAGGGACGCGAGCGCATCCGACCCGGTGCGACGTACGTCATGGTGGCGAACCACCAGTCGTTCCTCGACATCCTGGTGCTCTTCCGCCTCTTCAGGCACTTCAAGTGGGTGTCGAAGGCCGAGATGTTCCGCATCCCGTGCATCGGCTGGAACATGGCTCTCAACCACTACGTGAAGCTGCGCCGCGGCAGCCCCGAGAGCATCGCGAGCATGATGCGCGCCTGTGAGGCGCACCTGGCCGAGGGCAGCTCGCTCATGATCTTCCCGGAAGGCACGCGCTCCGAGGACGGGCGCCTGCGCAGCTTCAAGCACGGCGCCTTCACGCTCGCGCAGCGTGCGGGCGTCCCGCTGCTCCCGATCGTGATCGAAGGCACGGCCGACGCCCTCCCGAAGCACGGCTTCGTCCTGCGCGGGCACCACGCCATCAGGATCCGCGTCCTCGACGAGATCCCCTACGGCGAATTCGCCGACCTCCCCACCGACCTCGTGGCCAGCACCACGCGCGACCTCTTCGCCAAGGAGCTCGGCCAGGATTCCCCCGTTCCAGACGCCGCGGCCGCCAGCGGCTCGCGCTAGCGTCGAGCGCGCGCGCGTCGTCGCGCCGGGAGGTCGTGGGCACGGCGGAGGCGCCTGCGAAGCGGCGCGACGCAATGGCGGGCCATGACGCATCATGTGTTTTGTCGCGCGGCGGAGCCGAAGCCGAAGCCGTGCCCACGACCTCCCGGCGCGACAGCACCGCGAGCGCGCCCTGGACGCCCAGCGCTCCGCACGCTAGACGGGCGGGCTTGCCGCCGTCACCCGACACGCTAGCCGTAGACGTTCGCGATCTCGCCAAACGGTTCGCGCACACGACCGCGCTCGAGAGCGCCACGTTCCACGTGCGCGCGGGCGAGGTGCTGGGGCTGCTCGGCCCGAACGGCGCCGGCAAGACGACGACGCTCCACATCCTGCTCGGGATCGTACGCCCCAGCGCGGGCAGCGTGCGCATCTTCGGCCGCGATCCACACGACGGCACGAAGCAGGCGCTGCGCCGCGTGGGGTTCGCGTCGCCCGAGGCGCTCATGGACTGGCGCCTCACCGTGGCCGAGAACCTCCGCGTCTACGCGGCGCTCTACGGCGTGTCGCGCACGGCCATCGAGCGGACGGTGGGTGCGCTCGAGCTCGGCGAGCTCCTCTGCAAGCGCTTCGGCGACCTGTCGCTCGGACAGCAGACGCGTGCCGGCGTCGCGCGGGCGCTCCTGCACGAGCCCGACCTGCTCGTGCTCGACGAGCCGACCTCGAGCCTCGACCCCGACGTCGCCGAGAAGACGCGCCGCGTGCTGCAGGAGATCCGGCGCACGCGCGGCCTCTCGATGCTCTACACCTCGCACAACATGGCCGAGGTCGAGCTCATGTGCGACCGCGTGGCGTTCCTGCATCGCGGTCGCGTCGTGGCCGACGGCACACCCCTCGAGGTGTCGCGCCAGGTCCTGGGCACCGCCTCGCTCGACGCGGCGGCCATGGAGGAGGTGTTCCTGAAGCTCGCCCGGGAGGGGCTCGGATGACCGGCCATCTGCGCCGCGTCGGCGCGCTCACGCTACGCTACCTGCTCCTCGTCGGCCGCGATCCGTCGCGGGTGCTCGACGTGGTGTACTGGCCGCTCGTCGACGTCGCGGTGTGGGCGTTCCTCACGCTCTACGTGATCAACGCCGGCGCGCACGTACCGAACGCGATCGCGGTGTTCGTCGGCGCCGCGATCCTGTGGAACGTCTTCCTGCGCGCCGCGCAGGACGTGTCGGTGTCGTTCCTGGACGACGTCTGGGCGCGCTCGGTGGTGACGCTCTTCGCCTCGCCGCTCACCGTCGGCGAGTTCGGGGCCGCGACCATGGCGGTCGGCGCCGTGAAGGCGCTGCTCACCCTCGGCGCCATGACGCTCGTCGCGTGGCCGCTCTACGCCTTCGACCTCTTCTCGCTCGGCCCGAGCCTCGTGCCTTTCGCCGCCAACCTCGTGTGCTTCGGCTGGACGCTCGGGCTCGTCGCGCTCTCCGTCATCGTGCGCTTCGGCGGCCGCTGGATGATCGTCGCCTACAGCATGCCGTTCCTGGTGATGCCGCTCTCGGCGGTGTTCTGGCCCGTCGCCGTCCTCCCGCCCCCCTTCCAGCAGATCGCCGGCGCGCTGCCGCTGAGCCACGTCTTCGAAGGCATGCGCGCAGTCATCGCGACCGGAGTGCTTCCACCGGCCCAGCTCGCCGTCGCGACGGCCGAGAACGTCGTCTACCTGGCGCTCGCCGCCGCGCTCGTCACGCGCAACTTCCGCCGCGCCCTCGAGCGCGGCTCCCTCCCGAAGCTGCGGTGACTCAGGCTGCGCCCAGGCGCTGCTTCGCGCGGCCGACGGGGATCGTGACCGTGAACATCGACCCCTTGCCGGGCGCGCTCTCGACGTCGATCGAGCCGCCGAGCAGCGTCACCAGCCGTTTCACGATGTGGAGCCCGAGCCCGACACCGCCGTACCGCCGTGTGCTCGACCCGTCGACCTGACGGAACATCTCGAAGATGAGTGGCAGGTGCTCGGGGGCGATGCCGATCCCGCTGTCGAGCACCTGGAGCACGAGCAGATCGTCGCGGCCGCGCGCCGTCACCTCGACCGCGCCCGCGGTCGTGAACTTGAGCGCGTTGCCGACCAGGTTCTTGATGACGGTCTTCACCTTCCCGCCGTCGGTCGTCACGACCTCGTCCCGCAGGTCGTTCGACCACCCGAAGCGCACGCCCTCCGGCACGAGCGGCTCCACCTCGCGCGAGATCTCGCCGAACATCTGGTCCAGGCTGAGGGGTCCCAGCATCACGGTGTCGCGGCCGGCCTCGATCCGCCCCATGTCGAGCGTCGCGGTGATGAGGTCCATCAGCTCGACCGACGCGCGCTGGATGCGCTCGAGGGTCTCCTGCCAGGCGGCCGTCCCGGGGATGTACACGCCCTCGGCGAGCATCTCGCTGTAGCCCATGATCACGTTGAGCGGCGTCCGCAGCTCGTGCGACATGGTGGCGACGAAGTCCGACTTGAGACGGCTCGCCGCCTGGAGATCGACGATGAGGCGCGTGTTCTCGAGCGCGACGCTGGCGGCCTGCGCGATGCCGAGCGTGAGACGCCG
The nucleotide sequence above comes from Candidatus Eisenbacteria bacterium. Encoded proteins:
- a CDS encoding ABC transporter ATP-binding protein; the protein is MPPSPDTLAVDVRDLAKRFAHTTALESATFHVRAGEVLGLLGPNGAGKTTTLHILLGIVRPSAGSVRIFGRDPHDGTKQALRRVGFASPEALMDWRLTVAENLRVYAALYGVSRTAIERTVGALELGELLCKRFGDLSLGQQTRAGVARALLHEPDLLVLDEPTSSLDPDVAEKTRRVLQEIRRTRGLSMLYTSHNMAEVELMCDRVAFLHRGRVVADGTPLEVSRQVLGTASLDAAAMEEVFLKLAREGLG
- a CDS encoding lysophospholipid acyltransferase family protein; translated protein: MLLGVFSLAFWAFIVVSSIVLFPIALLVWLATAPFDRQLRIQHLFTCFWASLYSWTNPLWRVRVEGRERIRPGATYVMVANHQSFLDILVLFRLFRHFKWVSKAEMFRIPCIGWNMALNHYVKLRRGSPESIASMMRACEAHLAEGSSLMIFPEGTRSEDGRLRSFKHGAFTLAQRAGVPLLPIVIEGTADALPKHGFVLRGHHAIRIRVLDEIPYGEFADLPTDLVASTTRDLFAKELGQDSPVPDAAAASGSR
- a CDS encoding VOC family protein; its protein translation is MIARRVDHVSFAVRDLARSLRFYHDVLGLELAPRPELGIPGAWLTAGDAQVHLIQVPDGFDAGAPPPALNPAASHAAFGIDDYGKALAALRAHELEVLEFGEASGQMWVKDPDGYIIELISIRR
- a CDS encoding carbonic anhydrase family protein; the protein is MRIRRPTTAALLVAGLLQAGCASHKPATPAPAPTVPALTKDAQAAITPAEALQRLRDGNARFVAGTALHRDLRAQVAETSGGQYPFASVLGCIDSRVPPELVFDQGIGDIFSARIAGNFVDPDLLGSLEFASKVAGSKLILVLGHTECGAIKGACDDVKMGNLTTTLAQIRPAVAAVRGVPGPRDSKNKAFVEAVTRENVTLTMQAIRHRSPILRAMIDAGEVGLAGGIYDVKTGAVAFVE
- a CDS encoding CoA transferase; translation: MAGPLQGIRVVELGVWVAGPSASGVLADWGATVVKIEPPTGDPFRGLYLTAAGVELPANPPFELDNRGKRSVVLDLRVAEAREIAYRLLSDADVFVTNVRPAALARLGLDYETLAARNPRLVYGRVTGYGESGPDADRPSYDIGAFWSRAGIAAALTPAGAEPPFQRGAMGDHTAGISLAGGISAALLARERTGRGQLVTTSLLRIGLFVLGWDTNAALRLGINATPLRRHEMPNPVICPFKAADDRWFWLLGLQGQRHWPDLVRAVDRPEWLTDARFATMSARRDHARELVALLDAIFATAPLAEWGRRLDAAGMWWAPVQTTTEALDDPQVRASGAFVDVPQGDGTSAPGVATPVDFGDTRWAPGGPSPECGQHTEEVLLELGFDWEAIAALKDKGAIP
- a CDS encoding ABC transporter permease, giving the protein MTGHLRRVGALTLRYLLLVGRDPSRVLDVVYWPLVDVAVWAFLTLYVINAGAHVPNAIAVFVGAAILWNVFLRAAQDVSVSFLDDVWARSVVTLFASPLTVGEFGAATMAVGAVKALLTLGAMTLVAWPLYAFDLFSLGPSLVPFAANLVCFGWTLGLVALSVIVRFGGRWMIVAYSMPFLVMPLSAVFWPVAVLPPPFQQIAGALPLSHVFEGMRAVIATGVLPPAQLAVATAENVVYLALAAALVTRNFRRALERGSLPKLR
- a CDS encoding right-handed parallel beta-helix repeat-containing protein gives rise to the protein MRRLVRTTALLVLLGASGVWATTWVVAAAGGDFTTIQAALDVATAGDTVQVREKATPYFEKLVLPASGNATLGHVALTAFPGEHPILDGTGVAGDDMILVEDKSWVRIAGFEIRNNTGLHDGSGIRVVGAGSHVELRQNDIHDMRGSNAMGITVYGTATTSISDLVIDGNTIHDCEPAPSEALTLNGNVERFEVTNNVVRDVDNIGIDFIGGETDIQPDRTKVARNGACRGNRVERARSSYGGGYAGGIYVDGGRDIVIERNVVTESDIGLEVGAEHAGIEATGVVVRDNVLFANDKAGLAFGGFAGSVGRVRDCRFTNNTVVGNDTLGTGFAQLWIQFAEDNVVANNVFASAAASRLVDSDAGNTGNQLDYNLWWAPGSVATFVWNGTEYATFAAYRAGTGADAHSQLADPLLANPAAGDVHLGATSPAINAGDPAFVAAAGETDLDGAPRVSGPRVDVGADEVTCGDGVPNPGEECDDGNAVDGDGCDTNCTTTRCGNGIVTAGEACDDGNLAAGDCCDPGCAVEPAGSACADGDPCTVGDGCDGAGACVGTVGPATGCHDPSSASVIVKRVAGDPTRSRLVWKWTHGDTALAELGDPAGGGTTYALCIYDTTGGTPGLVVRATVPAGGTCHGKACWKALANLGFKYADRDLTPDGVLAITLRSGTAGRANIRLKGKGDRLQTPSMPLAQDPRVTVQLKASSGACWQSTHQAPALRNDGSQFRDE
- a CDS encoding NAD-dependent epimerase/dehydratase family protein produces the protein MSGRVLLTGGTGIVGGAVAAELVRRGRAVRALVRSLERGRVLLPTGCELVEGDVTDAASVRRAVDGCTVVYHTAGLPEQWLADPSTFARVNVGGTRLVAEAALAARVTKFVYTSTIDVFACVPGVPFDEGTIATMPKATAYQRSKQDADRLVVELASRGLPAVFLHPSGVYGPVPAASPGLNAFIADLVRGKIPMLLPGGLPLVYAPDVGTGHVLAEERAPGSRYILSESYWELVAIARAVAEVAPAAKVPRVLPSAVAHAVSAAGELVARATRKPPLIPRGQLTFLESGTRPDAARARRELGWAPTPFRDALPATLAFVTRD